Proteins encoded by one window of Geobacter sp. DSM 9736:
- a CDS encoding coproporphyrinogen-III oxidase family protein, with protein MNRDAELIRQTLIDFEKQQYPDILSAISLPAATPAGGCGHNTIFSKTPRKIDSYQYLSTIRRTSAHNAYFHIPFCRSECLYCSFERIGNHSAHQIETYIEAMTTEIEGKLQYIPDFRPDIFYIGGGTPTILSPRLMERFLGMLSGRFDIGKNLEFTIETTPQAVLAPEGEQLLLMFAGHGVNRINVGVQSFSRDVAARNGRLQSGDDIVRCFAKLRRHGFQKVNLDLIYGLPGQTPEVWCEDLRQAVDLQPDSITTFSLRVRPPSRLHRMVTQGEAALPSEHSLLLMRLLAQRFLPQHGYAEDNSDYFIKSPDKRYLYQPFQPHNADRNLIGFGSSAYSLAGDRQIFNVSSTVEYLRRAKEGGAAVEYVIELDRPEMMRKRLAEGLRTVFDGRGFREEFGLPAREALGGQLASLLDLGLIHEEGYDVRLTPKGKVIHDHVAAYIKYRTSA; from the coding sequence ATGAACCGTGATGCAGAACTGATCCGGCAGACACTTATAGATTTCGAGAAGCAGCAGTATCCTGATATCTTGTCCGCCATTTCTCTTCCGGCGGCCACTCCTGCAGGTGGTTGCGGGCACAACACCATCTTCAGCAAGACTCCGCGCAAGATTGACTCCTACCAGTATCTTAGCACCATACGCCGCACCTCAGCCCACAATGCCTACTTCCACATACCCTTTTGCCGGAGCGAATGCCTCTACTGCTCTTTCGAAAGGATCGGCAACCATTCGGCGCACCAGATCGAGACCTACATTGAGGCAATGACGACGGAAATTGAGGGAAAACTGCAATACATTCCTGATTTCCGTCCGGACATCTTCTATATCGGCGGCGGAACTCCGACAATTCTTTCTCCTAGACTGATGGAGCGATTCCTCGGAATGCTGTCGGGCCGGTTTGACATAGGAAAAAACCTGGAATTCACCATTGAGACTACGCCACAGGCGGTCCTTGCGCCGGAGGGGGAGCAACTTCTCTTGATGTTCGCCGGGCATGGTGTGAACAGGATCAACGTAGGGGTACAATCCTTTTCGCGTGACGTTGCCGCGAGAAACGGGCGACTACAGTCGGGAGACGATATCGTTCGCTGCTTTGCGAAGCTCAGAAGGCACGGCTTTCAGAAGGTGAACCTCGATCTGATATACGGCTTGCCGGGTCAAACGCCGGAGGTGTGGTGCGAAGATCTGAGGCAGGCGGTGGACCTTCAGCCCGATTCGATCACCACCTTCTCGCTGCGGGTGCGGCCGCCGAGCAGGCTGCATCGTATGGTTACCCAGGGGGAGGCCGCGCTTCCGTCCGAGCACAGCCTGCTGCTGATGAGATTACTGGCGCAGCGCTTCCTTCCCCAGCATGGCTACGCAGAGGACAACTCGGATTACTTTATAAAGAGTCCGGACAAGCGTTATCTCTACCAGCCGTTCCAGCCGCACAACGCCGACCGGAATCTCATCGGTTTCGGCTCTTCCGCCTACTCCCTCGCAGGGGATCGGCAGATATTCAATGTTTCCTCGACCGTGGAATACCTTCGGCGTGCGAAGGAGGGAGGTGCCGCTGTGGAGTACGTGATAGAACTCGACAGGCCGGAGATGATGCGAAAGCGTCTTGCGGAGGGGCTCAGGACGGTTTTCGACGGGCGTGGGTTTCGGGAGGAATTCGGTCTCCCGGCGCGGGAGGCCTTGGGAGGGCAACTGGCGTCACTGCTGGATCTTGGCCTCATCCACGAAGAGGGGTACGATGTACGTCTCACCCCCAAAGGGAAAGTCATTCACGACCACGTTGCGGCTTACATCAAGTACCGGACGTCGGCCTGA
- a CDS encoding DMT family transporter, protein MNNDVIGIAAALLSAAAWAAGAILYQKFGRHISSAGMNLTKGVINLLLLSIVVLLSGYQSMDPVSFSLLGISGILGIAIGDTLFFEALQKVGAPVLVLLSLLGQVLTVLFAVAFLGEQLTPLMWSGVFLVAGGITFVVFTRISGSSEKRTTRAGFICGLGAVLCMSASVIVAKKGLAEVSAVQGTFVRMLWGTMGLVIWGGIRGRLGAWVAPFREASTMKHFFLLVSFISFGGFWLFHVAIKYTEVSVANTLSSTEPLFVIPLAAIFLKERTSGKALAGTLVAMAGILLLCTG, encoded by the coding sequence GTGAACAACGATGTCATCGGCATAGCAGCCGCTCTGCTGTCCGCTGCGGCATGGGCGGCCGGCGCCATACTTTACCAGAAGTTCGGACGACACATATCCTCGGCTGGAATGAATCTGACAAAAGGAGTCATCAACCTTCTCCTTCTCTCCATTGTGGTTCTTCTTTCCGGCTACCAGTCTATGGACCCGGTCTCGTTTTCGTTATTAGGAATAAGTGGGATTCTGGGAATAGCGATCGGAGACACTCTGTTCTTCGAGGCACTCCAGAAGGTCGGCGCCCCCGTGCTCGTACTTCTCTCGCTCCTGGGCCAAGTGCTCACGGTCCTTTTCGCCGTAGCCTTTCTAGGCGAACAGCTGACTCCGCTGATGTGGAGCGGGGTCTTCCTCGTTGCAGGCGGCATCACCTTCGTCGTCTTCACCAGGATCTCGGGCAGTTCGGAAAAACGGACAACCAGGGCAGGTTTTATCTGCGGGCTAGGCGCCGTCCTCTGCATGTCTGCGTCGGTCATTGTCGCAAAAAAGGGGCTGGCAGAGGTATCCGCTGTTCAGGGCACCTTCGTCAGAATGCTGTGGGGCACGATGGGTCTAGTCATATGGGGAGGGATCAGGGGCCGCCTCGGCGCCTGGGTTGCGCCTTTTCGGGAAGCGAGTACGATGAAGCACTTCTTCCTGCTCGTTTCTTTTATATCCTTCGGCGGGTTCTGGCTCTTCCATGTCGCGATAAAATACACCGAAGTCTCCGTGGCGAATACCCTCAGCTCTACGGAACCGCTCTTCGTCATCCCGCTGGCGGCAATCTTCCTAAAGGAACGAACTTCGGGAAAGGCGCTTGCCGGAACGCTCGTCGCGATGGCAGGTATTCTCCTCCTCTGCACCGGCTGA
- a CDS encoding bifunctional 2-polyprenyl-6-hydroxyphenol methylase/3-demethylubiquinol 3-O-methyltransferase UbiG produces the protein MLKVAAASLMVVLAVSAGTVLGEEASPQAGNTKVEVSSQQRMKALMERIFSNSTSSRSRFDPSPNAFLVEVVQGLKPGRALDVGMGQGRNALYLAGKGWEVTGFDISPTGIRQAREQALKLGVKLQALERTDADFDFGIEKWDMIVLCYVDFRHLMERIRSSLKPGGVVVIETYHRDTSMYRPIQTEKAFSNNELILIFGNFRILRYEDVPARPDWNFTGEEKHRVVRLLAQKPDPSAPVSCFHNGKAFAEKAEVCDGEKKLVCSRTGWQRKGNCK, from the coding sequence ATGCTGAAGGTAGCAGCTGCGAGCCTGATGGTTGTGCTCGCTGTCTCTGCAGGTACCGTACTAGGGGAAGAAGCCTCTCCTCAGGCCGGAAATACTAAAGTGGAAGTGTCATCCCAGCAGCGGATGAAGGCGCTGATGGAACGGATCTTCTCCAACTCGACCAGCAGCAGGTCGAGGTTCGATCCCAGTCCCAACGCTTTTCTAGTAGAGGTAGTCCAGGGCTTGAAACCGGGGAGAGCGCTCGACGTAGGAATGGGCCAGGGTCGAAACGCCCTCTATCTCGCCGGGAAGGGTTGGGAGGTTACAGGATTCGATATTTCCCCTACAGGGATCCGGCAAGCACGGGAGCAGGCGCTAAAACTCGGCGTGAAGCTGCAGGCCCTGGAACGTACCGATGCCGATTTCGATTTCGGCATCGAAAAATGGGACATGATCGTTCTTTGTTACGTGGATTTCCGCCATCTGATGGAGCGGATTCGCAGCAGCCTCAAACCGGGGGGAGTCGTAGTCATCGAAACCTACCATCGTGATACGAGCATGTACCGGCCTATCCAAACGGAAAAGGCATTCTCCAACAACGAGCTTATCCTGATCTTTGGGAATTTCCGTATTCTGCGTTACGAAGATGTGCCCGCACGTCCCGATTGGAACTTCACGGGAGAAGAAAAACACCGGGTCGTGAGGTTGCTGGCACAAAAGCCTGATCCCTCCGCCCCCGTCAGCTGCTTTCATAACGGCAAGGCCTTTGCTGAAAAGGCCGAGGTGTGTGACGGAGAGAAAAAGCTTGTCTGCAGCAGGACCGGCTGGCAACGCAAGGGGAACTGCAAGTGA
- a CDS encoding PAS domain-containing protein: MSRSELIDEMRRVLSDRSSQAEEAQLPREGLYTVTSAERTGHEPDRTGEGKPLQHRPLQTREELQRAYDELEKRVSRRTEQLAKTIDALQKEIYSRRETEKALRDSEERYALAAQGANDGIWDADLNTGDLYLSPRWKGMLGYEDGELPNDSSTWKSRIHPDDFEKVMEHRDAYLAGKIPFYQIEYRLRHRDGSYRWILTRGACLRDADGVPHRLAGSHTDTTERKVAEQKILRLNHLYAVLSETNKAIVRSGDRETLFSAVCQVAVDHGGFQMAWIGIHDPVTGRVNAVASAGFGSELLEQIRVTAYDEPEGRGLVGLAIRHGGYHYTNDFLSDPRTVPWQRQAEQYGLLSAAAVALKLDGEVVGILSLYAGERNFFDPQLIELIQEMAADISFALDRFKREHNHRQAQIELQRETAARLQAMEALREREQMLMQQSRLAAIGEMIGNIAHQWRQPLNTLGLYLQGLGVTWDMGGFDRQHAEETIRKSMQVIFHMSQTIDDFRYFFKPDKEKISFQVRELVAKTVSLIEGSYKDQHIDLRVTAEDDSTLVGYPNEYSQVLLNILSNARDALIERRVPAPRVAVRLFKENHKSVVTVTDNAGGIPEGIMNKIFDPYFTTKDPDKGTGVGLFISKTIIEKNMGGRLTVRNTGDGAEFRIEV, translated from the coding sequence ATGTCCAGATCAGAGCTGATCGATGAAATGAGGCGAGTCCTCTCCGATAGAAGTTCTCAAGCCGAGGAGGCGCAGCTGCCTCGGGAAGGGCTTTATACAGTTACGTCTGCCGAACGGACTGGGCATGAACCCGACCGGACCGGTGAGGGTAAACCGCTGCAACACCGCCCCCTTCAGACGAGGGAGGAGTTGCAACGTGCCTATGATGAGCTTGAAAAGCGGGTGAGTCGGCGGACCGAGCAGCTCGCAAAGACTATTGATGCGCTGCAGAAGGAGATTTACAGCCGCAGAGAAACGGAAAAAGCCTTACGGGACAGCGAGGAACGCTACGCCCTCGCTGCTCAGGGAGCTAACGACGGGATCTGGGACGCCGACCTCAATACGGGCGATCTCTATCTGTCGCCGCGGTGGAAAGGGATGCTTGGGTATGAAGACGGCGAACTCCCCAATGATTCCTCCACCTGGAAGAGCCGTATCCACCCGGACGATTTTGAGAAGGTCATGGAGCATCGTGACGCCTATCTTGCGGGGAAAATACCTTTTTATCAGATCGAGTACCGCCTGCGACACCGCGATGGAAGCTATCGCTGGATTCTTACCCGGGGGGCGTGCCTTCGCGACGCCGATGGAGTCCCCCACCGCCTCGCAGGTTCCCATACCGATACGACGGAACGCAAGGTTGCTGAACAGAAGATCCTTCGCCTCAACCATCTCTACGCAGTGCTCAGCGAGACGAACAAGGCTATCGTCCGCTCAGGCGACCGAGAAACCCTCTTCAGTGCCGTCTGCCAGGTCGCCGTGGACCATGGCGGCTTCCAGATGGCGTGGATCGGAATCCACGATCCTGTGACCGGGAGGGTGAACGCCGTCGCTTCTGCCGGATTCGGATCGGAATTGCTGGAGCAGATAAGGGTAACGGCTTACGACGAGCCGGAGGGGAGGGGGCTGGTGGGCCTGGCGATCCGTCATGGCGGGTATCACTACACCAACGACTTTCTCTCCGATCCCAGGACCGTGCCGTGGCAGCGGCAGGCGGAGCAATACGGGCTGCTTTCTGCTGCCGCAGTGGCGTTGAAACTGGATGGTGAAGTTGTAGGGATTCTAAGTCTCTACGCAGGAGAGAGAAATTTCTTCGACCCGCAACTCATCGAGCTTATCCAGGAGATGGCCGCCGATATCTCTTTTGCGCTGGACCGGTTCAAGAGGGAGCACAATCACCGTCAGGCCCAGATCGAGCTGCAGCGTGAGACGGCGGCCAGGCTGCAGGCAATGGAGGCTCTTCGTGAGCGGGAGCAGATGCTCATGCAGCAGAGCAGGCTTGCAGCCATCGGTGAGATGATCGGCAACATCGCCCATCAGTGGCGTCAGCCGCTCAACACGCTCGGGCTCTACCTGCAGGGGCTGGGGGTCACATGGGACATGGGTGGATTCGATCGGCAGCATGCGGAGGAGACAATCCGCAAGTCGATGCAGGTGATTTTCCACATGTCCCAGACCATAGACGACTTCCGTTACTTCTTCAAGCCGGATAAGGAAAAGATCAGTTTCCAGGTCCGCGAGCTGGTGGCAAAGACGGTTTCACTGATCGAGGGGAGCTATAAAGATCAGCATATCGATCTGCGGGTAACGGCGGAAGATGATTCGACCCTCGTCGGATACCCGAACGAGTACTCCCAGGTGCTACTCAACATTCTCAGCAATGCTAGGGATGCATTGATAGAGCGCAGGGTGCCGGCTCCAAGGGTTGCGGTGCGTCTGTTCAAGGAGAATCATAAATCCGTCGTAACGGTTACGGATAATGCCGGAGGGATTCCCGAGGGAATCATGAACAAGATATTCGACCCCTACTTCACCACCAAGGACCCAGATAAAGGAACGGGCGTAGGTCTCTTCATCTCTAAGACCATCATCGAGAAAAATATGGGGGGGCGGCTCACAGTCCGCAACACCGGTGACGGTGCTGAATTCAGGATAGAGGTATGA
- a CDS encoding response regulator, with protein MSVVTEEAGSISIMYVEDDAVTRELVAQTLPRKFPQHTLYTAENGRTGLELYMQHRPDIVITDINMPVMNGILMAGEIKQINPDVVIIAVTAYSETNYLLNAIEIGISHYVLKPIDYRKLFEAIEKSSVGIHLRKQVAEQNKLIRELNVSLEKRALDLAHANRELEAFSNAVSHDLRVPLANVRELGLLLLGSGEERFSDEELGLLRNLLMETERMDHLIEILLQYSQLANRPVHREQVDLSELAREIAAGLYRQEPERCVDFRISEDIRVKGDGQLLRVVMENLLGNAWKYTGKSRRALIEFGSTNYQGSTACFVRDNGVGFDMKQAGRLFHTFQRLHDDQEFTGYGIGLATVQRIIQRHGGRIYAAGEPGKGAVFTFTL; from the coding sequence ATGAGTGTCGTTACGGAGGAAGCCGGATCGATATCCATCATGTACGTGGAGGATGACGCGGTAACCCGGGAACTGGTCGCCCAGACGCTGCCAAGAAAATTCCCCCAGCACACGCTCTACACGGCAGAAAACGGCAGGACCGGCCTCGAACTGTACATGCAGCATCGTCCCGACATCGTCATCACCGACATCAACATGCCGGTAATGAACGGTATTCTGATGGCGGGGGAGATAAAGCAGATTAATCCGGATGTGGTGATCATTGCCGTCACAGCTTACAGCGAAACCAACTATCTGCTCAATGCCATCGAAATCGGGATAAGCCATTATGTGCTGAAGCCGATTGATTACCGGAAGCTGTTCGAGGCAATCGAGAAATCATCTGTGGGCATTCATCTCAGAAAGCAGGTCGCGGAGCAGAACAAGCTGATACGGGAGCTGAACGTGTCACTGGAAAAACGGGCACTGGATCTGGCGCATGCGAACCGGGAACTTGAGGCTTTCAGTAATGCTGTTTCCCATGATTTGCGAGTTCCTCTGGCCAATGTAAGAGAACTGGGCCTCCTGCTTCTCGGTTCCGGAGAGGAGCGGTTCAGCGACGAGGAACTGGGGTTACTGCGGAATCTGCTCATGGAGACGGAGCGGATGGATCACCTGATTGAAATTCTGCTCCAGTATTCGCAGCTTGCCAATCGTCCCGTCCACCGGGAGCAGGTCGATTTGAGCGAACTGGCACGGGAAATTGCGGCAGGCCTGTACCGGCAGGAGCCTGAGCGCTGCGTCGATTTCAGGATTTCGGAGGATATCCGTGTCAAAGGGGACGGGCAACTGCTCAGGGTGGTAATGGAGAACCTTTTGGGCAACGCCTGGAAATACACGGGGAAAAGCCGGCGTGCCCTGATCGAGTTCGGCAGCACCAATTATCAGGGAAGCACTGCCTGCTTTGTTCGGGACAACGGTGTCGGCTTCGACATGAAGCAGGCCGGCCGGTTGTTCCACACATTCCAGCGTCTCCACGACGACCAGGAGTTCACCGGGTACGGGATAGGGCTAGCGACGGTACAGCGGATTATTCAGCGTCATGGGGGCAGGATTTACGCTGCCGGGGAACCGGGAAAGGGTGCAGTATTCACTTTCACCCTTTAG
- a CDS encoding twin-arginine translocase TatA/TatE family subunit: MFGFGMPELIVILVIVLVVFGAGRLPEIGGALGKSIKNFKRASEGKDEIDISPKKDDEGKK, from the coding sequence ATGTTCGGATTCGGTATGCCGGAATTGATCGTAATTCTCGTTATTGTGCTTGTTGTTTTTGGTGCGGGAAGACTCCCTGAAATAGGTGGAGCTCTCGGGAAGAGTATCAAGAATTTCAAGAGAGCATCGGAAGGGAAGGACGAAATCGACATCTCTCCAAAAAAAGATGACGAAGGCAAGAAGTAG
- the uvrB gene encoding excinuclease ABC subunit UvrB, with translation MDMFRISSTYEPRGDQPQAIRELTAGIERGDRDQVLLGVTGSGKTFTVANVIAAVNRPTLILAPNKTLAAQLYGEFKELFPDNAVEYFVSYYDYYQPEAYIPTTDTFIEKDSSINDEIDKLRHSATRSLLTRRDVIIVASVSCIYGIGSPSSYQEMHIFFHQGEDYGRDELLKKLVQIQYERNDVDFHRGTFRVRGDIVEIFPAHDDERALRIDFFGDSVDAISEIDPLRGQVLQRLTKCAIYPASHYVASRETMERAVEEIRVELGERLRWFQGQNMLLEAQRLEQRTFFDIEMMEEMGFCQGIENYSRFFDGRNPGEPPYTLIDYFPHDFVLVIDESHITVPQVGGMYRGDRSRKETLVNYGFRLPSALDNRPLNFKEFTSKLNQTVYVSATPADYEIRMAEGVVVEQVIRPTGLVDPEIQVRPASGQVDDLLHEIREVIGKGERVLVTTLTKRMAEDLTDYLRDLGIKVKYLHSDIDTIQRMQIIRDLRLGEFDVLVGINLLREGLDIPEVSLVTILDADKEGFLRSARSLIQTCGRAARNVAGRVIMYADAVTDSMRACIDETARRRAIQLAYNQEHGITPQTVKKGIRSILESIEERDYAALPLAAEPLEEYVAVQDVAKTVKKLRKEMLAAAKELDFEKAARLRDRIKKLEEMHLALK, from the coding sequence ATGGATATGTTTCGCATCAGCAGCACGTATGAGCCGCGCGGCGACCAGCCGCAGGCGATTCGGGAACTAACGGCAGGAATTGAACGCGGAGACCGGGACCAGGTCCTGTTAGGAGTCACCGGCTCGGGCAAGACGTTCACTGTGGCCAACGTCATTGCCGCGGTCAACCGCCCCACCCTCATACTGGCACCCAACAAAACGCTGGCTGCGCAGCTCTACGGGGAGTTCAAGGAGCTTTTCCCCGATAACGCCGTCGAGTACTTCGTGTCGTACTACGATTATTACCAGCCTGAAGCGTATATACCGACGACAGATACCTTCATAGAGAAGGACTCCTCGATCAACGACGAGATCGACAAACTGCGCCACTCTGCAACACGAAGCCTCCTCACCAGGCGGGACGTGATCATAGTGGCTTCCGTTTCCTGCATCTACGGGATCGGTTCTCCCTCCTCCTACCAGGAAATGCACATCTTTTTCCACCAGGGGGAAGATTACGGACGGGACGAACTGCTGAAAAAACTCGTCCAGATCCAGTACGAGCGGAATGATGTCGATTTCCACCGTGGAACCTTTCGCGTCCGTGGCGATATTGTGGAGATCTTTCCGGCCCATGACGACGAAAGGGCACTGCGAATCGACTTTTTCGGAGACAGCGTCGATGCGATAAGCGAAATCGACCCTCTGCGGGGGCAGGTGCTGCAGCGGCTCACCAAATGCGCCATCTACCCCGCTTCACACTACGTAGCCAGCCGGGAAACAATGGAGCGTGCCGTAGAGGAGATCAGGGTGGAGCTGGGAGAGCGACTCAGGTGGTTTCAGGGGCAGAACATGCTCCTTGAAGCCCAGCGCCTCGAACAGCGGACTTTCTTCGACATCGAGATGATGGAGGAGATGGGATTCTGTCAGGGGATCGAGAACTACTCTCGCTTCTTTGACGGCCGGAACCCGGGGGAGCCACCATATACGCTCATCGACTACTTCCCGCATGATTTCGTGCTCGTCATCGACGAATCGCACATCACCGTTCCGCAGGTGGGCGGAATGTACCGTGGGGACCGGAGCCGCAAGGAAACGCTCGTCAACTACGGGTTCCGTCTTCCCTCGGCACTGGACAACAGGCCGCTCAATTTCAAAGAGTTCACATCAAAGCTTAACCAGACCGTCTATGTTTCCGCAACGCCTGCCGACTATGAGATACGGATGGCTGAGGGGGTGGTTGTCGAGCAGGTTATCCGACCGACGGGTCTTGTTGATCCCGAGATACAGGTACGACCTGCCTCGGGGCAGGTGGACGACCTGCTTCATGAGATCAGGGAGGTGATAGGTAAAGGGGAGCGTGTGCTCGTGACGACGCTCACCAAGCGGATGGCGGAAGATCTGACGGATTATCTGCGTGATCTGGGGATAAAGGTGAAGTACCTTCATTCCGATATCGACACGATCCAGCGGATGCAGATCATCCGTGACCTGAGGCTGGGGGAATTTGACGTTCTCGTGGGCATAAACCTGCTTCGGGAGGGGCTTGACATTCCCGAAGTGTCGCTGGTTACTATACTCGACGCGGATAAGGAGGGTTTCCTCAGGTCGGCCCGCTCCCTCATTCAGACCTGCGGCCGGGCGGCGCGCAACGTTGCGGGAAGGGTTATCATGTACGCGGATGCCGTCACCGACTCGATGCGAGCCTGTATCGATGAAACCGCCCGCCGCCGTGCGATCCAGCTCGCGTATAATCAGGAGCACGGCATCACGCCGCAGACGGTGAAGAAGGGGATCCGCTCGATCCTCGAATCCATCGAGGAGCGGGATTATGCTGCACTGCCCCTGGCTGCCGAGCCGCTTGAGGAGTACGTCGCGGTGCAGGATGTGGCGAAGACGGTGAAGAAGCTGCGGAAAGAGATGCTGGCAGCAGCCAAGGAGCTGGATTTCGAAAAGGCGGCCCGGCTGCGAGACAGGATAAAGAAACTGGAAGAGATGCACCTGGCTTTGAAATAG
- a CDS encoding lactate utilization protein: protein MTLTQELVDWTYEQKCRKAVAALEKNGFTAVFCATAQEAADYIVREAEEAGNVGFGGSMSVADLQVAERIAGMGKELLNHSAPGLAPEERLAMMHRQLASDLFLTGTNALTLSGILVNIDASGNRVGSMFFGPKKVIVVAGRNKLVDGSVEEAIRRVKEWSSPPNARRLNFKTPCATTGFCSDCDSPDRICRITTIIDRRPRRTDLRVLVVNEDMGL from the coding sequence ATGACATTGACCCAGGAACTCGTTGACTGGACGTACGAGCAGAAATGCCGCAAGGCGGTGGCCGCCCTTGAGAAGAACGGCTTTACCGCCGTTTTTTGTGCAACCGCGCAGGAGGCGGCCGACTACATTGTGAGGGAGGCCGAGGAGGCCGGAAACGTCGGCTTTGGAGGTTCAATGTCGGTGGCCGACCTTCAGGTGGCGGAACGGATAGCGGGGATGGGGAAGGAATTGCTGAATCACAGCGCTCCAGGTCTCGCTCCGGAAGAACGGCTTGCCATGATGCATCGCCAGCTTGCCAGCGATCTCTTTCTCACCGGCACCAACGCCCTTACCCTTTCCGGAATATTGGTGAACATCGATGCTTCCGGGAACCGGGTCGGATCGATGTTCTTCGGGCCTAAAAAAGTCATTGTAGTCGCCGGGCGTAACAAACTGGTGGATGGCTCGGTGGAAGAGGCGATCCGGCGGGTCAAGGAGTGGTCATCACCCCCGAATGCCAGGCGCCTCAACTTCAAGACACCATGTGCCACTACAGGTTTCTGCAGCGACTGCGATTCGCCCGACCGCATCTGCCGCATTACCACCATCATCGACCGCCGGCCGCGGCGCACTGACCTGAGAGTGCTGGTGGTCAACGAGGACATGGGCCTCTAG